The genomic DNA AGACCTTCTTCCACGTACCCTTCACCCCCGATGATAATCGTCTCTTCTTTAACGATTTCAGGATTGTAGGAATAATAGAACGTTTTAGATGCATTCTCCCTCAATACCCAGATGAACATATCGTGACAACCAAGAGCCTTGAGGGAGGAGATGCTCCGCGAGAATAACTCCCTTCCGATCCCTTTCCCTTGGAAGTCCCTTACAAGATAAATGGCATAGAGTTCCCCTTCATACTCCCCGCTTCTTTCCCTGCCCACAGATGCAAAACCGACAACCACTCCGTCTTTCGTCGTGGAAACCATTGTATGATGGTCTTCCGACAGGATCCTTTCCCACTTCAGCTTCTTCTCTTCTATTGACAAGGAATCCAGATATCTGTCTGACACGATTTCCTTATAGGTCGATTTCCAGCTTTCCACATGCACTCTGGCAATGCTCCCTGCATCGGCGATGCATGCCTTTCTATAAAGGAACGCCACTGCTCTCCTCCACCTTTCTAAGCTCTTTCAGTGCTTTTTTCAGTTTCCGTTCTTCCAACAAGAAAATCGTTACTCCCAAAAGGATGATTCCTGCACCGATGACCTGGGTGAGTAAAATTTTCTCAGATAAAAGCCAATAAGCCAAAATTGCTGCACCGACCGGCTCAAATAAGATCGCCATGGAGATCGTCGAGGTGCTGAGCCATTTCAATGACCAGTTGAACAATGAATGCCCAAGGAGCGTAGGGATGATAGCCAGTAGCAAGAAGTACAGCCATTCTTCTCCTGCGTACGGATAAAACGATTCACCCTTGATCAGAGAATAAATAAATAGGACGGCTGCACTCATGGCGTACACGATATACGTATATGTCATGAGCGAAAGGCGTTTCCTGATGGTTTGACCGAACAGAAGATACCCTGTCACCAAAGCACATGCCACCAGTGCAAGAAGATCCCCCCACAAGGCAGTCCCACTTACCTTGAAGTCCCCCCAACTGATTACAATACTGCCGGATACTGCAAGTATGGCGGAGATCACTGATTTCCCAGTAAGCTTTTCACCGAAGAAGAGATACGCTCCCAAAAATGCAAAGAGTGGCTGGAGGGTCACAAGGACGGTGGAGCTCGCCACAGATGTATAGTTGAGAGATTCGAACCATAGGATGAAGTGAAAAGCAAGGAAGCCGCCGGCGAGAAGGCAAAGACCCCAGTCCTTCACGGTAATAAGTTTCAATTCTTTCACATAGTGTAGGAGAAAAAACGGTGTCATGAGCAGGACGGTGAAGAAAAGTCGATAAAATGCCAGCACCCCTGCGGGAGCCGCCGAGAACTTGACGATGATGGCGGAAGTGGATACGGAAATGACACCGATCGCAAGTAGTAGATATGGATTGATTTTTGCTTCTGACATGAGTTGGAGCACCCCTGGATTTGAAATCGATATTTTCCTCATTTTATTACTTCGTTCATGAAAAAACTATATCTTTTTATCAAATGGAGGGGGAAAGATGACGCCGATTGACACCACCCTGCTATTAAAATTGGGCATTTCCGCTATACTCGGATTGATCATAGGGCTTGAAAGGGAACTGAAACGGAAGCCTGTAGGATTGAAAACATCGCTCGTCATCTGCATCGTCAGCTGCCTCCTGACGATCGTTTCCATCGAGGCGGCCTATGTGTCCCCTAAATCCGATCACGTGAATATCACCATGGATCCCCTTCGACTGGCTGCACAGATTGTATCAGGAATCGGTTTCCTTGGCGCAGGCGTCATCCTCAGGAAAGGGAATGACAGCATTTCCGGGCTGACGACAGCCGCCATGATCTGGGGAGCCGCCGGCATCGGCATCGCCGTCGGGGCAGGTTTTTACTGGGAAGCGACCGTGGGGGTCATCTTATTGATTTTTTCAGTAGAGGTGATCCCGGTCATCATCACGTACCTTGGGCCAAGGCGGTTGAGGGAAAAAGAGCTGTCCTTAAAGGCAACCATTGAACAAAAGAAAGAAATCAAGTCCATCATCGAACAGATCAAATCGGAAGAAATCACAATTGAAAACATCCGGATCAAGGATTTAAAAAACGATCTTCATCTACTCGAGTTGAAGATCATCGTCGACTTCCGTAAAAAGACCGTGGACATATATTATACGATTTCTGACATCCCGGGCATCATCGATGTAGAAATCGAAAGTCTTTGAATCATTTTTTCATCAGGCGCACCTGATCGATGCCCTCCCGGGAAATCAATCCCTGCATTACGTTGTGAATGGGATCCTCACCAATTGAATAAACCATGAAGTAGCAGGAGATAAGACCAGCCCCTTGTTCAACGTCGAGCTCGGCAACCTCCAGTCCATGTTCTTGCATAAAATCAGTGACGGCAGATAATTCATATGCCTGCATCCGAATGGATAACGTATACCACCGTTTTTTCCTAAGTTTACCCCTATAATACTGTTCAGCCCTCGTGAGGAAGAACAGGGTGAGGACGATGATCGCCGTTGTAAATATCGCTTCGTAGTGCATACCTATTCCCACGACAAGCCCGAGACCGGCAACCACCCATATGCTGGCGGCCGTCGTGAGTCCCCTGACGGTTACACCTCGGTGCACAAGGATTGTCCCCGCCCCGAGAAAACCGATACCTGAAATCACATAGGACGGAATCCTGCTCGGGTCAAATCCGTTCAGCTCCGGATGCTCATCCAGGAATGGCTGAAACCCATAGATGGAGAGCAGCATGAGTAGACAAGAACCGACCCCCACAAGTATATGGGTCCTGAGACCCGCAGGATGATTCTTCGATTCCCGTTCCAAGCCGATCAACCCGCTCAGCAGTACAATGAGGAAGATCCGTTTGATGACAATCATGAATTCCGGGGATAACGGCGGAAGACCTATATACTCCACCTGCCTCCCTCCTTCCGAAGATTATGTATTTATACCTTTAACCAACAGATCCGATTCTAAAACAGGACATCATTGAAAATAAAAAAAAGAACCAGGCTTATCAACGCCTGGTTCTTACATTTTATTTCACTGGTTTCTTCAAAAGCCCTACCATGATTGCTGTGATCACAGAACCGATCAATACGGCCAGCAGGTATAGGAATGCATTCCCTTCGACGACCGGGAAGACGAAGATTCCTCCGTGAGGGGCAGGAAGCCCGATGTGGAATACCATCGTCAAGGCACCGGCTACAGCCGATCCGACTACAGCCGATGGGATGACCCTGAGGGGATCAGCTGCCGCAAACGGGATTGCTCCTTCTGTAATGAAGGAAGCACCCATGAAGTACGCAGGAATCCCTGCTTTCCGTTCATTTTCATTGAACTTGCTTTTAAAGAAGGTTGTCGCAAGAGCGAGACCAAGCGGTGGCACCATCCCACCAGCCATGATGGCCGCATGGGGAGCAAGGTTCCCACCTTCGATCATGGCAATACCGAATGTAAAGGCCGCTTTGTTGATCGGACCACCCATATCGACCGCCATCATACCGCCAAGGATGAGTCCGAGGAAAATAAGATTTCCTGTCCCAAGACCCTCAAGCCAGCTTTGAAGCCAAGTGTTGACTGCACTCAGTGGTTCCACAAGGAATTGAAGCATAATGAAGCCCGTGATGAAAATAGCGAACAATGGATAGATCAGAACAGGTTTGATTCCTTCCAACGCCTGCGGGAAGTTCTTCGTAGCACGTTTGATTCCAAGAGTGACATACCCGGCAAGGAATCCGGCGATCAGACCACCGAGGAATCCACTGTCACCGGTTGCTGCAATCAGACCACCGACCATACCAGGTGCAAAACCAGGACGGTCTGCGATACTGGAAGCAATGAACCCGGCAAGGACAGGAATCATCAGGAAGAACGCATTGCTCCCACCGATTGTGTTGATGATCGCTGCGAATTGATTGTATTCAGAAGAATCAGGATTGGCCGATTGAGGACCGAATAAGAACGAGATCGCAATGAGGATCCCACCGCCGACAACGAATGGAAGCATATTGGATACACCATTCATCAGATGCTTATAGAATCCTGACTTCCCTTTGCTTTCCTTGGACGTGTCTTCTTCTTTATTGCCACCACCACTGTAGACGGGTGCATCCTGCTTTTCTGCACGGGAGAGGAGATCCGCCGGTTTCCTGATGGCTTCAGCCACCGGTACCTGGATGACACGTTTCCCTTTAAAGCGTTCCATCTCAACCTTTGTATCGGCTGCCACGATGATCGCTGGAGCGTTTTCAATTTCCTCCGCAGTAAGGATGTTCTTTGCCCCGCCGGAACCATTTGTCTCGACCTTCACATCGAAACCAAGCTCTTTGGCTTTTGCTTTGAGGGCATCAGCGGCCATATAGGTATGAGCGATACCTGTCGGACAGGCAGTTACTGCAAGGATCTTGCTTGAAGAGGAATCAGACTCTTCAACTGCTTCTTCCTCTTCTTCTTGATCATGAGTATTGATGATCGTGATGACTTCATCTTCAGACTGTGCAGAAAGCAACGCCTGGCGCACCTCTGGGTCCATCAGGAGGGAAGAAAGACGGCTCAGGGCCTCCAAATGCGTCTGATTGGCACCATCAGTTGCCGCAATCATAAAGAACAAATGCGCAGGTGTACCGTCAAGGGACTCATAGTCTAGCCCTTCTACCGATTTCCCGAATGCGATGGCCGGCGACTTTACCGCTGCCGTTTTTGCATGGGGAATGGCAATTCCTTCTCCAATCCCCGTCGTGCTTTGTGCTTCACGATTCAGGATGGCTTTTTTGAATTCCTGTACATCCTGCAGTTTACCTGCTTTATCTAGAACCGTAACCAATTCATCAATGACTCCTGATTTTGAATCAGAGGAAATATTCAACTGGATGGTTTCTTTTGTGAGTAGTTCTGTAATCCTCATGTTCTTACCTCCTATTTCTCCGTAATCGTAATGTCGTTATAGAGTGATTCCACTTTTTCTGCGCTGCATAGCCCAATAGAATAGGCAGTGGCAGAACCTGAAGATGTTCCAAGGCGGAAGGCATCCTCGATGCTGTACCCCTTTTTCAATCCTGCAAGGAAGCCCGCCACAGTGGAGTCCCCTGCACCTACCGAGCTCTTCAGCTCACCATTCGGAACAGAAGAGACGAATACACGATCTCCGGTAAGAAGCAAAGCACCTTTTTCCGCCATCGATACAATGACGTTCCGCGCACCTTTCTCAAGCAGTTTCCGTCCGTAGTGAATCGCATCGTTTTCAGATTGGATCTCCACATCGAACATTTCTCCAAGTTCATGGTGATTCGGCTTGATGAGATAAGGAGCAAGCGGCAGGACTGGTTCGATCAGGTTCTTTTCAGCGTCGATCACTACCTTGGTACCCTGTTCACGGCACTGAGAAGCAATCTGATGATAGAACGTCTTCGGCACGGAAGATGGGATGCTTCCTGCCAGCACCAGGACATCTTCATCTGTCAGAGAAGAAATTTTCCCGAGAAGTTCATCAAGATGATTCTCGCTGATTTCCGGCCCGCTTCCGTTGATTTCTGTTTCATCGTCCGATTTTACTTTTACGTTGATTCGGGAAATCCCGCCTACTTCAACGAAATCGGTACGGACGTCTTCTCGCTGCAGGAATTGCTTGATGTATTCCCCCGTAAAACCGGATGCAAAGCCCAATGCGGCACTTTCAACTCCAA from Rossellomorea marisflavi includes the following:
- the pfkB gene encoding 1-phosphofructokinase, coding for MIYTLTLNPSVDYIMEVADFTKGGLNRSETEAALPGGKGINVSRVLHTLGVESAALGFASGFTGEYIKQFLQREDVRTDFVEVGGISRINVKVKSDDETEINGSGPEISENHLDELLGKISSLTDEDVLVLAGSIPSSVPKTFYHQIASQCREQGTKVVIDAEKNLIEPVLPLAPYLIKPNHHELGEMFDVEIQSENDAIHYGRKLLEKGARNVIVSMAEKGALLLTGDRVFVSSVPNGELKSSVGAGDSTVAGFLAGLKKGYSIEDAFRLGTSSGSATAYSIGLCSAEKVESLYNDITITEK
- a CDS encoding MgtC/SapB family protein yields the protein MIVIKRIFLIVLLSGLIGLERESKNHPAGLRTHILVGVGSCLLMLLSIYGFQPFLDEHPELNGFDPSRIPSYVISGIGFLGAGTILVHRGVTVRGLTTAASIWVVAGLGLVVGIGMHYEAIFTTAIIVLTLFFLTRAEQYYRGKLRKKRWYTLSIRMQAYELSAVTDFMQEHGLEVAELDVEQGAGLISCYFMVYSIGEDPIHNVMQGLISREGIDQVRLMKK
- a CDS encoding PTS fructose transporter subunit IIABC encodes the protein MRITELLTKETIQLNISSDSKSGVIDELVTVLDKAGKLQDVQEFKKAILNREAQSTTGIGEGIAIPHAKTAAVKSPAIAFGKSVEGLDYESLDGTPAHLFFMIAATDGANQTHLEALSRLSSLLMDPEVRQALLSAQSEDEVITIINTHDQEEEEEAVEESDSSSSKILAVTACPTGIAHTYMAADALKAKAKELGFDVKVETNGSGGAKNILTAEEIENAPAIIVAADTKVEMERFKGKRVIQVPVAEAIRKPADLLSRAEKQDAPVYSGGGNKEEDTSKESKGKSGFYKHLMNGVSNMLPFVVGGGILIAISFLFGPQSANPDSSEYNQFAAIINTIGGSNAFFLMIPVLAGFIASSIADRPGFAPGMVGGLIAATGDSGFLGGLIAGFLAGYVTLGIKRATKNFPQALEGIKPVLIYPLFAIFITGFIMLQFLVEPLSAVNTWLQSWLEGLGTGNLIFLGLILGGMMAVDMGGPINKAAFTFGIAMIEGGNLAPHAAIMAGGMVPPLGLALATTFFKSKFNENERKAGIPAYFMGASFITEGAIPFAAADPLRVIPSAVVGSAVAGALTMVFHIGLPAPHGGIFVFPVVEGNAFLYLLAVLIGSVITAIMVGLLKKPVK
- a CDS encoding DMT family transporter; translation: MSEAKINPYLLLAIGVISVSTSAIIVKFSAAPAGVLAFYRLFFTVLLMTPFFLLHYVKELKLITVKDWGLCLLAGGFLAFHFILWFESLNYTSVASSTVLVTLQPLFAFLGAYLFFGEKLTGKSVISAILAVSGSIVISWGDFKVSGTALWGDLLALVACALVTGYLLFGQTIRKRLSLMTYTYIVYAMSAAVLFIYSLIKGESFYPYAGEEWLYFLLLAIIPTLLGHSLFNWSLKWLSTSTISMAILFEPVGAAILAYWLLSEKILLTQVIGAGIILLGVTIFLLEERKLKKALKELRKVEESSGVPL
- a CDS encoding MgtC/SapB family protein, whose protein sequence is MTPIDTTLLLKLGISAILGLIIGLERELKRKPVGLKTSLVICIVSCLLTIVSIEAAYVSPKSDHVNITMDPLRLAAQIVSGIGFLGAGVILRKGNDSISGLTTAAMIWGAAGIGIAVGAGFYWEATVGVILLIFSVEVIPVIITYLGPRRLREKELSLKATIEQKKEIKSIIEQIKSEEITIENIRIKDLKNDLHLLELKIIVDFRKKTVDIYYTISDIPGIIDVEIESL
- a CDS encoding GNAT family N-acetyltransferase, producing MAFLYRKACIADAGSIARVHVESWKSTYKEIVSDRYLDSLSIEEKKLKWERILSEDHHTMVSTTKDGVVVGFASVGRERSGEYEGELYAIYLVRDFQGKGIGRELFSRSISSLKALGCHDMFIWVLRENASKTFYYSYNPEIVKEETIIIGGEGYVEEGLLLSF